A stretch of Pseudomonas sp. 7SR1 DNA encodes these proteins:
- a CDS encoding aminotransferase-like domain-containing protein — protein sequence MDLNIDRNAGTPVIRQLVTHLGEWIHAQHIRPGARMPSIRSLARENGVSLSCVIKAYDQMVASGVLESRHGSGFFVAQQAARAAEPDTDPGDGRWSLFDNASTQLKLGCGWLPDAWRDDTDLGQAIRQVVRSDNHALFNYSSPLGSPHLRLQLQKRLGLIDIHVDPAQIITTQGASQGLDLLVRTLLKPGDLVLVESPGYYNLFNLLKLQGVRTVAVPRTAQGPDIARLEQLLGDHKPSYFFINSMYQNPTGTSLAPSVAYRLLQLATAHDFRLIEDDIYADFQNGPTSRLASLDALDRVIYLASFSKTLSSSLRIGYVVAQPDIIRRLAEVKMITGIGCSLLAENVVATLLANGAYRKLIQRLRQRLNKQMASTLRHLDPAHWEVFAEPMGGMFVWARPRYLTAQRVQQIARQLQIQLSQGSTFLPQGEACDWLRLNVAHTQDHRAQVFFQRVEQESIVAGQ from the coding sequence ATGGACTTGAACATCGATCGCAACGCCGGGACCCCAGTGATCCGGCAACTGGTGACACACCTCGGGGAGTGGATACACGCCCAGCACATCCGTCCTGGCGCGCGGATGCCCTCCATTCGTTCCCTGGCCCGGGAAAACGGCGTGAGCCTGTCTTGCGTGATCAAGGCCTACGACCAGATGGTCGCCAGTGGGGTGCTGGAGTCCCGCCACGGCTCGGGATTCTTCGTGGCGCAACAGGCGGCCCGCGCCGCCGAGCCGGACACAGATCCGGGGGATGGGCGGTGGTCGCTGTTCGACAACGCGTCGACGCAGCTCAAGCTCGGTTGCGGCTGGCTGCCCGACGCCTGGCGCGACGATACCGACCTGGGCCAGGCGATCCGCCAGGTGGTGCGCAGCGACAACCACGCATTGTTCAACTACAGCAGCCCGTTGGGCTCGCCTCATCTGCGCCTGCAACTGCAAAAACGCCTGGGCCTGATCGACATTCACGTCGACCCGGCACAGATCATCACCACCCAAGGCGCCAGCCAGGGCCTCGACCTGTTGGTGCGAACCCTGCTCAAGCCCGGCGACCTGGTACTGGTGGAAAGTCCCGGCTACTACAACCTGTTCAATCTGCTGAAGTTGCAGGGGGTCAGGACCGTGGCGGTGCCGAGAACCGCCCAAGGCCCGGACATCGCCCGCCTGGAACAGCTTCTCGGCGATCACAAACCCTCATATTTCTTCATCAACAGCATGTACCAGAACCCCACCGGCACCAGCCTGGCGCCGAGCGTGGCCTATCGTCTGTTGCAACTGGCGACGGCCCATGACTTTCGCCTCATCGAAGACGACATCTACGCCGATTTCCAGAATGGCCCGACGTCCCGCCTGGCCTCCCTGGATGCACTGGACCGGGTGATTTACCTGGCGAGTTTTTCCAAGACCTTGTCCAGTTCGCTGCGCATCGGTTATGTGGTCGCCCAGCCCGACATCATCCGGCGCCTGGCCGAAGTCAAGATGATTACCGGCATCGGTTGCTCACTGCTGGCGGAAAACGTGGTAGCGACATTGCTGGCCAACGGTGCCTATCGCAAGCTGATCCAGCGCTTGCGCCAGCGACTGAACAAGCAGATGGCAAGTACGCTGCGCCACCTGGACCCGGCCCACTGGGAAGTGTTTGCCGAGCCGATGGGGGGGATGTTCGTCTGGGCCAGGCCTCGGTACCTGACGGCACAACGGGTGCAGCAGATCGCCCGGCAATTGCAGATCCAGTTGTCCCAGGGTTCGACGTTCCTGCCCCAAGGGGAGGCGTGCGACTGGTTGCGGTTGAATGTGGCCCATACCCAGGATCATCGTGCGCAGGTGTTCTTCCAGAGGGTGGAGCAGGAATCGATTGTGGCGGGCCAGTAG
- a CDS encoding MFS transporter, translated as MNTPDRHSWGLAFGLCLITLAVNLQAPLYTTYAQASGHGAGATAVAFSCYVLGVLPVLLALGGLPDRVGRKPLILVALGLSMVATVMTSLWPNLIALGLARLMMGLGTGLASATSTAYMSELLANGDPRACANRVTASTSLGFGLGAALTSLFLLVYPSVVPGSFWLQLAMATVAIVVVWRLPDPAARNRHAPMLRLPLFPAGSLPYSFSMLLAWATSGLVIAILPSVLATHDLQRWSGLSTFTVISCGLLFQPWVRRLQPARATSLGLLILPGSYALLAWGASVGSLLAVLVGALGASSACYGFLYLGGLSAVTAMAGMEKARVSAGFFLFAYVGFSIPVVVTGLLADGFGANVALILFGIALSVGACVTGLVVVRTQASVASFSHG; from the coding sequence TTGAACACACCGGATCGACACTCATGGGGACTGGCCTTCGGCCTTTGCCTGATCACCCTGGCGGTCAACCTCCAGGCGCCGCTGTACACCACCTATGCGCAAGCCTCCGGCCACGGTGCCGGGGCCACGGCGGTGGCATTCTCCTGTTATGTGCTGGGGGTGCTGCCGGTCCTGCTCGCCCTTGGCGGCTTGCCCGACCGGGTCGGGCGCAAGCCGCTGATCCTGGTCGCCCTGGGCCTGTCGATGGTGGCCACCGTGATGACCTCGCTCTGGCCGAACCTGATCGCCCTGGGACTGGCGCGCCTGATGATGGGACTGGGTACCGGATTGGCCTCGGCGACTTCCACCGCCTATATGAGCGAACTGCTGGCGAACGGCGACCCGCGCGCCTGCGCCAATCGGGTCACGGCCAGTACGTCCCTTGGGTTCGGCCTGGGTGCCGCCCTGACCAGCCTGTTCCTGTTGGTATATCCCAGCGTGGTCCCCGGCAGTTTCTGGTTGCAGCTGGCCATGGCCACCGTGGCGATCGTGGTGGTATGGCGACTGCCGGACCCTGCCGCAAGGAACCGCCATGCGCCAATGCTACGCCTGCCCCTGTTCCCGGCCGGCAGCCTGCCCTACAGCTTCTCCATGCTGCTGGCCTGGGCCACCTCGGGCCTGGTCATCGCCATCCTGCCGTCGGTGCTGGCAACCCATGATCTGCAGCGCTGGTCGGGCCTGTCGACATTCACCGTGATCAGTTGCGGCCTGCTTTTCCAGCCCTGGGTACGCCGCCTGCAACCGGCCAGGGCCACGAGCCTGGGCCTGTTGATCCTGCCTGGGAGCTACGCGTTGCTGGCCTGGGGCGCGAGCGTCGGCTCCCTGCTCGCCGTGTTGGTGGGAGCATTGGGTGCCAGCAGTGCTTGTTACGGTTTCCTGTACCTGGGCGGGTTATCAGCCGTCACCGCCATGGCCGGCATGGAAAAGGCGCGTGTCAGCGCGGGGTTCTTCCTGTTCGCCTATGTTGGCTTCAGCATCCCGGTCGTGGTGACCGGGCTGTTGGCGGATGGCTTCGGCGCCAATGTGGCGTTGATACTGTTTGGCATAGCGTTGAGCGTCGGAGCGTGCGTCACCGGGCTGGTCGTCGTTCGGACGCAGGCCAGCGTGGCCAGTTTCTCCCATGGATAA